The following proteins are encoded in a genomic region of Glycine max cultivar Williams 82 chromosome 18, Glycine_max_v4.0, whole genome shotgun sequence:
- the LOC100818023 gene encoding uncharacterized protein, with protein sequence MRVGTSFLALLSLLPLLLSPQFSSAQLPPDTGISSRTLDAILQDCAFKAFLRPKTGVPYGGQVPRSLNGIRVSAMRLRSGSLRTRGVERYKEFQIPIGVVEQPYVERLVLVYHNLGNWSEKFYPLPGYTYLAPVLGLMPYSGANLSASELPELDIRASDKPILINFPHVKSAPLGSVPKCVYFDLHGSVQFDILLHGNVCSTVQQGHFSIVVESNAPSPAPAAAAVAAAAAADVRKSGSGRNKSKVWVIVASLVGGCLLLIMLSLLVAKVRRTKKGMKIQQLEWAAESNETLQIASIGGTKAPLAVGTRTRPTIENDYIP encoded by the coding sequence ATGAGGGTTGGAACCAGTTTCCTTGCACTGCTCTCATTGTTGCCATTGCTTCTTTCTCCGCAATTTTCAAGTGCTCAGCTTCCACCTGACACTGGCATCTCATCACGCACCCTTGATGCCATTCTCCAAGATTGTGCCTTTAAGGCATTTTTGAGGCCAAAAACTGGGGTACCCTATGGTGGCCAAGTTCCCAGAAGCCTAAATGGAATTAGAGTTTCAGCAATGAGGCTTAGGAGTGGTAGTTTGAGGACCAGAGGTGTTGAAAGATACAAAGAGTTTCAGATCCCAATTGGGGTTGTTGAGCAACCTTATGTGGAGAGGCTTGTTTTGGTGTACCATAACTTAGGCAATTGGTCTGAGAAGTTTTACCCTTTGCCTGGTTACACATATTTGGCTCCTGTTTTAGGTCTAATGCCATATAGTGGTGCCAATTTGTCTGCTTCTGAGTTACCTGAATTGGACATAAGAGCTTCTGATAAGCCAATTTTGATCAACTTCCCTCATGTGAAATCAGCACCATTAGGGTCAGTGCCCAAGTGTGTGTACTTTGATCTACATGGTTCAGTGCAATTTGACATCCTATTACATGGGAATGTTTGTTCAACAGTCCAACAAGGGCACTTCTCAATTGTTGTGGAGTCTAATGCCCCTTCCCCAGCACCTGCTGCTGCGGCTGTGGCTGCGGCTGCGGCTGCTGATGTTAGGAAAAGTGGTAGTGGGAGGAACAAGTCCAAGGTGTGGGTAATTGTTGCATCTTTGGTTGGTGGATGCCTCTTGTTGATCATGTTGAGTCTTTTGGTTGCTAAAGTGAGGAGAACAAAAAAAGGGATGAAGATTCAGCAATTGGAATGGGCAGCTGAGAGCAATGAAACTTTGCAGATAGCATCTATTGGGGGCACCAAAGCACCATTGGCAGTAGGGACTCGCACAAGACCAACAATTGAAAATGATTACATACCTTAG